The Castor canadensis chromosome 8, mCasCan1.hap1v2, whole genome shotgun sequence genome contains a region encoding:
- the Slc38a2 gene encoding sodium-coupled neutral amino acid symporter 2 isoform X1, producing the protein MKKTEMGRFSISPDEDSSSYSSNSDFNYSYPTKQAALKSHYADVDPENQNFLLESNLGKKKYETDFHPGTTSFGMSVFNLSNAIVGSGILGLSYAMANTGIALFIILLTFVSIFSLYSVHLLLKTANEGGSLLYEQLGYKAFGLVGKLAASGSITMQNIGAMSSYLFIVKYELPLVIKALMNIEDTTGLWYLNGDYLVLLVSLVLILPLSLLRNLGYLGYTSGLSLLCMMFFLIVVICKKFQIPCPVELALVINETMNSTLTQPAGFAVELNLNISEIESCKPRYFIFNSQTVYAVPILTFSFVCHPAVLPIYEELKGRSRRRMMDVSRISFFAMFLMYLLAALFGYLTFYEHVESELLHTYSSVMKTDILLLIVRLAVLVAVTLTVPVVIFPIRSSVTHLLCAAKDFSWWRHSLITVSILAFTNLLVIFVPTIRDIFGFIGASAAAMLIFILPSAFYIKLVKKESMKSVQKIGAMFFLMSGVVVMIGSMALIVLDWVHDAFGGGH; encoded by the exons ATGAAGAAGACCGAAATGGGAAGGTTCAGTATTTCCCCCGATGAGGACAGCAGCAGCTACAGTTCCAACAGCGACTTCAACTACTCCTACCCCACCAAGCAAGCTGCTCTGAAAAG CCATTATGCAGATGTAGATCCTGAAAACCAGAACTTTTTACTTGAATCGAATTTGGGGAAGAAGAAGTATGAAACAGACTTT CATCCAGGTACTACTTCCTTTGGAATGTCAGTATTTAATCTGAGCAATGCGATTGTGGGCAGTGGAATCCTTGGGCTTTCTTATGCCATGGCTAATACTGGAATTGCTCTTTTTAT AATTCTCTTGACATTCGTGTCAATATTTTCCCTGTATTCGGTTCATCTCCTTTTGAAGACTGCCAATGAAGGAG GGTCTTTATTGTATGAACAACTGGGATATAAGGCATTTGGACTGGTTGGGAAGCTAGCAGCCTCTGGATCGATTACTATGCAGAACATTGGAG CTATGTCAAGCTACCTCTTCATAGTGAAATATGAGTTACCTTTGGTGATCAAGGCATTAATGAACATTGAAGATACAACTGG ATTGTGGTATCTAAATGGGGACTATTTGGTTCTGCTGGTGTCGTTGGTGCTCATTCTTCCTTTGTCGCTGCTGAGAAATTTAG GATATTTGGGATACACCAGTGGCCTTTCCTTGTTGTGTATGATGTTCTTTCTCATTGTG GTAATTTGCAAGAAATTTCAGATCCCTTGTCCTGTGGAACTTGCTTTggtaattaatgaaacaatgaacagCACCTTAACACAGCCAGCAGGTTTTGCAGTTGAATTGAATTTGAACATATCTGAAATCGAGTCTTGCAAACCACGTTATTTTATCTTCAATTCACAG actgtcTATGCTGTACCAATTCTGACGTTTTCATTTGTCTGTCACCCTGCTGTTCTTCCCATCTATGAAGAGCTGAAAGG CCGCAGCCGTAGAAGGATGATGGACGTGtccaggatttcattctttgctATGTTTCTCATGTATCTGCTTGCTGCTCTCTTCGGATACCTGACATTTTATG AACACGTTGAGTCAGAATTGCTTCATACCTACTCTTCTGTCATGAAGACTGATATTCTTCTTCTTATTGTCCGTTTGGCTGTGTTAGTGGCTGTCACCCTAACAGTACCCGTCGTGATTTTCCCA atccGGAGTTCTGTAACACACCTGCTTTGTGCAGCAAAAGATTTCAGTTGGTGGCGTCACAGTCTCATTACAGTGTCTATCTTGGCATTTACCAATTTGCTTGTCATCTTTGTCCCAACTATTAGGGATATCTTTGGTTTCATTG GTGCATCGGCAGCTGCTATGctgatttttattcttccatCTGCCTTCTATATCAAATTAGTGAAGAAAGAATCTATGAAATCCGTGCAGAAGATTGGG GCTATGTTTTTCCTGATGAGTGGCGTAGTGGTGATGATCGGAAGCATGGCATTGATTGTTTTGGATTGGGTACACGATGCCTTTGGAGGTGGCCATTAA
- the Slc38a2 gene encoding sodium-coupled neutral amino acid symporter 2 isoform X2 → MKQTLILLTFVSIFSLYSVHLLLKTANEGGSLLYEQLGYKAFGLVGKLAASGSITMQNIGAMSSYLFIVKYELPLVIKALMNIEDTTGLWYLNGDYLVLLVSLVLILPLSLLRNLGYLGYTSGLSLLCMMFFLIVVICKKFQIPCPVELALVINETMNSTLTQPAGFAVELNLNISEIESCKPRYFIFNSQTVYAVPILTFSFVCHPAVLPIYEELKGRSRRRMMDVSRISFFAMFLMYLLAALFGYLTFYEHVESELLHTYSSVMKTDILLLIVRLAVLVAVTLTVPVVIFPIRSSVTHLLCAAKDFSWWRHSLITVSILAFTNLLVIFVPTIRDIFGFIGASAAAMLIFILPSAFYIKLVKKESMKSVQKIGAMFFLMSGVVVMIGSMALIVLDWVHDAFGGGH, encoded by the exons ATGAAACAGACTTT AATTCTCTTGACATTCGTGTCAATATTTTCCCTGTATTCGGTTCATCTCCTTTTGAAGACTGCCAATGAAGGAG GGTCTTTATTGTATGAACAACTGGGATATAAGGCATTTGGACTGGTTGGGAAGCTAGCAGCCTCTGGATCGATTACTATGCAGAACATTGGAG CTATGTCAAGCTACCTCTTCATAGTGAAATATGAGTTACCTTTGGTGATCAAGGCATTAATGAACATTGAAGATACAACTGG ATTGTGGTATCTAAATGGGGACTATTTGGTTCTGCTGGTGTCGTTGGTGCTCATTCTTCCTTTGTCGCTGCTGAGAAATTTAG GATATTTGGGATACACCAGTGGCCTTTCCTTGTTGTGTATGATGTTCTTTCTCATTGTG GTAATTTGCAAGAAATTTCAGATCCCTTGTCCTGTGGAACTTGCTTTggtaattaatgaaacaatgaacagCACCTTAACACAGCCAGCAGGTTTTGCAGTTGAATTGAATTTGAACATATCTGAAATCGAGTCTTGCAAACCACGTTATTTTATCTTCAATTCACAG actgtcTATGCTGTACCAATTCTGACGTTTTCATTTGTCTGTCACCCTGCTGTTCTTCCCATCTATGAAGAGCTGAAAGG CCGCAGCCGTAGAAGGATGATGGACGTGtccaggatttcattctttgctATGTTTCTCATGTATCTGCTTGCTGCTCTCTTCGGATACCTGACATTTTATG AACACGTTGAGTCAGAATTGCTTCATACCTACTCTTCTGTCATGAAGACTGATATTCTTCTTCTTATTGTCCGTTTGGCTGTGTTAGTGGCTGTCACCCTAACAGTACCCGTCGTGATTTTCCCA atccGGAGTTCTGTAACACACCTGCTTTGTGCAGCAAAAGATTTCAGTTGGTGGCGTCACAGTCTCATTACAGTGTCTATCTTGGCATTTACCAATTTGCTTGTCATCTTTGTCCCAACTATTAGGGATATCTTTGGTTTCATTG GTGCATCGGCAGCTGCTATGctgatttttattcttccatCTGCCTTCTATATCAAATTAGTGAAGAAAGAATCTATGAAATCCGTGCAGAAGATTGGG GCTATGTTTTTCCTGATGAGTGGCGTAGTGGTGATGATCGGAAGCATGGCATTGATTGTTTTGGATTGGGTACACGATGCCTTTGGAGGTGGCCATTAA